One window of the Eucalyptus grandis isolate ANBG69807.140 chromosome 8, ASM1654582v1, whole genome shotgun sequence genome contains the following:
- the LOC120287059 gene encoding protein LYK5-like codes for MAVTIDSQQSNPEVYLYGQFWMTVNSLAIIGLEGDFLRRVGLGYFAFGVCINIGVGSLHTRVAATCKPNLSYSKTMDLSSLSILSPILLLLPLFNHISYCQQPYIDNKLLDCTYTESNAKGYLCNGPQTQCQSFMTFRSTSLYNSPLAITLLLSSDALDIATINNIKSIAEEIPYGNLVIVPIPCYCSGSMYWHQATYTLAEGETYFSVANDTFQGLTSCQALSGQNYSEGVNLVGGVRLLVPLRCACPSTSETANGVKSMLTHAVTWGDALSSIAESFDVTVRSVVEANMMMNTSILYPFTPILVPLCAKSSKSSFCYCPDGYAESVLRDGLNCMPDRKKFPFKLVLVIGSHQSLC; via the coding sequence ATGGCAGTCACCATCGACAGTCAACAGTCAAATCCGGAAGTCTACCTCTACGGTCAGTTCTGGATGACGGTCAACAGTCTTGCAATTATTGGTCTTGAAGGTGATTTTCTACGGCGTGTCGGCCTTGGCTACTTTGCGTTTGGTGTTTGCATCAATATAGGTGTTGGTTCTTTGCATACAAGAGTTGCAGCTACGTGCAAGCCAAATCTCAGTTATTCCAAAACCATGGATCTGTCCTCCCTCTCAATCTTATCACCGATTCTATTACTCTTACCTCTGTTTAATCACATATCCTATTGCCAACAGCCATATATTGACAACAAGCTGCTCGACTGCACATACACGGAATCTAATGCGAAAGGTTACCTCTGCAATGGCCCTCAAACTCAATGCCAGTCCTTCATGACCTTCCGATCTACCTCCCTATACAACTCACCGCTCGCCATCACTTTGCTGCTCAGCTCTGATGCATTGGACATAGCCACCATCAACAATATCAAATCCATTGCCGAAGAGATACCTTATGGTAACTTGGTCATAGTTCCAATTCCTTGCTATTGCAGTGGAAGCATGTACTGGCACCAGGCCACCTACACTCTGGCCGAGGGAGAAACCTATTTCTCCGTAGCCAATGATACATTCCAGGGCCTGACCTCTTGCCAGGCTCTATCTGGTCAGAACTACAGTGAAGGTGTGAATCTTGTTGGAGGTGTACGGCTGCTGGTTCCACTAAGATGCGCATGCCCAAGTACCAGTGAGACAGCTAATGGGGTTAAATCCATGCTTACACATGCGGTGACATGGGGCGATGCTTTGTCATCAATTGCGGAAAGCTTTGATGTCACTGTGCGAAGCGTTGTGGAGGCAAATATGATGATGAATACCTCTATACTATACCCATTTACTCCCATCCTCGTTCCCCTTTGTGCAAAAAGTTCCAAGAGTTCCTTCTGCTATTGTCCCGATGGATATGCCGAAAGTGTGCTACGAGATGGCCTCAATTGCATGCCTGACCGGAAGAAGTTTCCTTTCAAGCTGGTTCTCGTGATAGGTAGCCATCAATCTCTCTGCTAA